One segment of Ferrovum sp. PN-J185 DNA contains the following:
- the uvrD gene encoding DNA helicase II encodes MRRVVMELLSGLNQEQAQAVTLNSGSALILAGAGSGKTRVLTTRMAWLIQNSMVSPHGILAVTFTNKAAKEMLTRLSALLPINTRGMWVGTFHGLCHRLLRTHAQEANLPPLFQILDSQDQLSAIKRLLRSMGVNEEQYPPKQIQQFINSNKEEGRRAQEASVYDAITRSMRDIYAQYESQCQQEGVVDFAELLLRSVELLKRNTVLREHYQQRFMHILVDEFQDTNRLQYLWLKLLAGEHASVFAVGDDDQSIYGFRGAEVANMRQFETDFGQPVVIRLEQNYRSFGNILDAANALIKNNQGRMGKNLWTEAGAGEPIRIYEAPTDQDEARFIVENVKELSATGTALSDMAILYRSNAQSRVLEQMLFASGVSYRVYGGLRFFERMEIKHALAYLRLVANQNDDGSFLRVVNFPPRGIGPKSIEIIQSSAVQRSMSLFQASSAIEMTGKAGTGLMQFVSRIERWREMAQEVSLAELIAMVIEESGLVSHFKQEKEGLDRVENLEELVAAANGFDHQTDLDDLSAFLSHASLEAGDHEAEVGSDALQLMTVHAAKGLEFNVVFVSGLEEGLFPHDNALNDATGCEEERRLMYVAITRARQRLTLTRAESRMLHGQVRYGMRSRFIEEIPESLCKYLTPKKKVDSFFSFPSSQSTASLSQNQFSTPKSSNPYRVGQNVTHAKFGPGVILTVEGSGEEGRVQVNFREVGVKWLALAYAKLSVG; translated from the coding sequence ATGAGAAGGGTAGTCATGGAGTTGTTGTCAGGTTTAAATCAAGAGCAAGCACAAGCTGTCACATTAAATTCGGGTTCCGCATTGATTTTAGCAGGAGCGGGAAGCGGAAAAACTCGGGTGCTAACAACTCGTATGGCGTGGCTAATTCAAAATTCAATGGTTTCTCCTCACGGTATTTTAGCGGTGACTTTTACTAATAAAGCCGCAAAAGAAATGCTCACCCGTCTTTCTGCGCTGTTACCGATTAACACGCGAGGAATGTGGGTGGGCACCTTCCATGGTCTATGCCACCGTTTATTACGTACGCACGCTCAAGAGGCTAACCTTCCTCCTTTATTTCAAATATTGGATAGCCAAGACCAGTTGTCTGCTATCAAAAGATTGTTGAGATCTATGGGGGTGAATGAAGAACAGTACCCACCCAAACAAATCCAACAGTTTATAAACAGTAATAAAGAAGAGGGTAGGCGGGCTCAAGAGGCGTCAGTTTATGATGCTATAACCCGATCAATGCGTGACATTTATGCTCAATATGAAAGTCAATGCCAACAGGAAGGGGTTGTTGATTTTGCCGAATTGTTATTGCGGAGCGTTGAGTTACTGAAACGTAATACGGTATTAAGAGAGCATTATCAACAAAGGTTTATGCATATTTTAGTAGATGAGTTTCAAGATACCAATCGCTTGCAGTACCTGTGGCTAAAGCTGTTAGCAGGGGAGCATGCTTCAGTGTTTGCTGTAGGTGATGATGATCAGTCCATTTATGGTTTTCGTGGTGCGGAAGTGGCAAATATGCGCCAATTTGAAACCGATTTTGGGCAACCAGTAGTGATTAGATTAGAGCAAAACTACCGTTCCTTTGGCAATATCTTAGATGCGGCAAATGCTTTAATTAAAAATAACCAAGGCCGTATGGGAAAAAATCTGTGGACAGAGGCAGGGGCAGGAGAACCGATTAGAATTTATGAGGCGCCAACTGATCAAGATGAAGCGCGTTTTATTGTTGAAAATGTTAAAGAATTAAGTGCGACAGGAACAGCTCTCTCAGATATGGCCATTTTATATCGTTCAAATGCCCAATCTAGGGTATTAGAGCAAATGCTGTTTGCTTCAGGAGTAAGTTATCGTGTGTATGGTGGGTTACGTTTTTTTGAGCGTATGGAAATCAAGCATGCGTTAGCTTATTTGCGATTGGTCGCTAATCAAAATGATGATGGTTCTTTTTTACGTGTTGTGAATTTTCCGCCAAGAGGTATTGGTCCTAAGTCTATTGAGATTATTCAGTCGTCTGCAGTGCAGCGCTCTATGAGTTTATTTCAAGCGTCTTCAGCCATTGAGATGACAGGGAAAGCAGGAACTGGATTAATGCAGTTTGTCAGTCGCATAGAGCGTTGGCGAGAAATGGCTCAGGAAGTCAGTTTGGCTGAGCTGATAGCTATGGTGATTGAAGAAAGTGGATTGGTTAGTCATTTCAAGCAAGAAAAAGAAGGACTTGATCGAGTAGAAAACTTAGAGGAGTTGGTGGCTGCAGCTAATGGTTTTGATCATCAAACCGATTTGGATGATTTATCAGCTTTTCTCTCTCACGCCAGTCTTGAGGCTGGGGATCATGAGGCAGAGGTGGGATCTGATGCCTTACAGTTAATGACTGTTCATGCTGCAAAAGGTCTTGAGTTTAACGTGGTATTTGTTAGTGGTTTGGAAGAAGGCCTTTTCCCCCATGACAATGCACTTAATGACGCAACAGGGTGTGAAGAAGAGAGAAGATTAATGTATGTGGCTATTACACGAGCACGCCAGAGACTCACTTTAACGCGCGCAGAGAGTAGGATGCTTCATGGTCAAGTAAGATATGGCATGCGTTCGCGTTTTATTGAGGAAATTCCTGAGTCTTTGTGTAAATATCTAACGCCAAAAAAGAAAGTGGACTCCTTTTTTAGCTTTCCTTCAAGTCAAAGTACCGCATCGCTATCTCAAAATCAGTTTTCTACCCCTAAGTCCTCTAACCCTTACCGAGTTGGACAAAATGTAACGCATGCCAAGTTTGGTCCGGGTGTTATTTTGACTGTGGAGGGAAGTGGAGAAGAGGGGCGCGTGCAAGTAAACTTTAGGGAAGTGGGGGTCAAATGGTTGGCTTTAGCTTATGCTAAGTTAAGCGTTGGTTAA
- the leuS gene encoding leucine--tRNA ligase: MNEQYNPTLIEKQLQNEWDEQHTHRANEQSDKPKYYCLSMFPYPSGKLHMGHVRNYTIGDVLARSHKMKGFNVLQPMGWDAFGLPAENAALKNQVAPAQWTYQNIEAMKAQLKSLGLAIDWQREIATCKPDYYRWEQWLFIRLFEKGLIYRKTGTVNWDPVDETVLANEQVIDGRGWRSGALVEKREIPMYYLKITDYAEELLAELDQLDGWPEQVKTMQRNWIGKSTGVVVEFNYADDSSQQLKVFTTRADTLYGVTYVAVAAEHPLALIAAKTNNQVAQFIEECRLGGVAEADLATQEKKGIDTGLFVIHPLTGEKIPVWIANYVLMGYGEGAVMAVPAHDQRDFEFANKYHLPIKVVVNPLNESLSLPLQEAYCEDGIVVNSEDFSGRTSAEARHKMALVLEALESGKTQIQYRLRDWGISRQRYWGCPIPIINCPTCGNVPVPDKDLPVVLPEQVEMTGVGSPIKKDPNFFETTCPKCHGRAERETDTMDTFVESSWYYARFTCPDQTQGMLDERANYWLPVDQYVGGIEHAILHLLYARFFNKLMRDAGLITHSEPFKRLLTQGMVLKDGAKMSKSKGNTVDPQALIDQYGADTARFFIIFTSPPEQSLEWSDSGVAGSHRFLKRLWHFAVQFKETKDQHALITSQQLTDSRYELHAVLKQANYDLEKQQFNTVASAAMKILNILDKTWQNDDALTEEGLTILLRLLAPITPHLCESLWRHLQLGNSIFDAPWPLHDEQALIRNNIDLIVQVNGKLRGSIPVSTSATKEEIEAQALANENVLKHIDGKAIKKVILVPGKLINIVI, encoded by the coding sequence ATGAATGAGCAATACAACCCAACGCTAATAGAGAAACAGCTTCAGAATGAGTGGGACGAACAACATACTCATCGAGCAAACGAACAGTCAGACAAACCGAAATACTACTGTTTGTCTATGTTTCCCTACCCATCAGGAAAGCTACACATGGGTCACGTAAGAAACTACACCATCGGGGATGTGCTTGCTCGTTCTCATAAAATGAAAGGATTTAACGTATTACAACCAATGGGGTGGGATGCGTTTGGTCTTCCAGCAGAAAATGCTGCTCTAAAAAATCAGGTTGCCCCTGCTCAGTGGACCTATCAAAACATAGAAGCCATGAAAGCTCAGTTAAAATCTTTAGGGCTTGCCATTGATTGGCAACGAGAGATTGCTACCTGTAAACCTGACTATTACCGCTGGGAGCAGTGGTTATTCATTCGTCTTTTTGAAAAAGGTCTCATTTACCGTAAAACAGGTACTGTGAATTGGGATCCTGTAGACGAAACCGTTTTAGCTAACGAACAAGTTATTGATGGGCGTGGCTGGCGCTCTGGTGCGTTAGTTGAAAAACGTGAAATCCCGATGTACTACCTCAAGATTACTGACTACGCAGAGGAGTTATTAGCTGAGCTTGATCAGCTTGATGGCTGGCCTGAACAAGTTAAAACCATGCAGCGTAATTGGATTGGTAAATCGACAGGAGTCGTAGTTGAATTTAATTATGCCGATGACTCATCACAACAACTTAAGGTCTTTACAACCCGTGCTGATACTCTCTATGGCGTTACTTATGTGGCAGTGGCAGCAGAGCACCCTCTTGCTTTAATAGCTGCGAAAACAAATAATCAAGTAGCGCAATTTATTGAAGAATGTCGTCTTGGTGGTGTCGCAGAAGCAGATCTTGCCACTCAAGAGAAAAAAGGGATTGATACAGGTCTATTTGTTATTCATCCCCTAACCGGTGAAAAGATTCCAGTTTGGATTGCCAATTATGTATTAATGGGCTATGGGGAAGGAGCTGTTATGGCTGTCCCTGCTCATGATCAACGAGATTTTGAATTCGCTAACAAGTACCACTTACCTATCAAAGTAGTAGTAAATCCTCTTAACGAGTCGCTTTCATTGCCTCTACAAGAGGCCTATTGCGAAGATGGTATTGTTGTAAACTCTGAAGATTTTTCAGGACGAACCAGCGCTGAAGCAAGGCATAAAATGGCCTTAGTGTTAGAAGCCTTAGAAAGCGGCAAAACACAAATACAGTATCGTCTGCGCGATTGGGGTATTTCAAGGCAACGTTATTGGGGTTGTCCTATCCCCATTATCAATTGTCCAACTTGCGGTAATGTTCCTGTTCCTGATAAAGACTTACCCGTTGTACTTCCAGAACAAGTTGAAATGACGGGTGTGGGTTCCCCTATTAAAAAAGATCCCAATTTCTTTGAGACCACCTGTCCTAAATGCCATGGTAGAGCAGAACGTGAAACCGATACAATGGATACCTTTGTAGAATCTTCATGGTACTACGCTCGTTTTACTTGCCCTGATCAGACCCAAGGTATGCTTGATGAACGCGCTAATTACTGGCTACCTGTTGATCAATATGTGGGAGGGATTGAACATGCCATTCTTCATTTACTATATGCACGTTTTTTTAACAAACTCATGCGTGATGCAGGTTTAATAACTCACAGTGAACCGTTCAAACGTCTATTAACGCAAGGCATGGTGTTAAAAGATGGTGCTAAGATGTCAAAATCAAAAGGCAATACTGTTGATCCACAAGCTTTAATTGATCAATACGGCGCAGACACTGCTCGCTTCTTTATTATTTTCACAAGCCCTCCTGAGCAATCCTTAGAGTGGTCTGATAGTGGCGTTGCAGGATCCCATCGTTTTCTAAAACGTCTTTGGCATTTTGCTGTGCAATTTAAAGAGACAAAAGATCAGCATGCTCTGATCACCTCGCAGCAATTAACTGACAGTCGGTATGAGTTGCATGCTGTATTAAAGCAAGCAAATTATGATTTAGAAAAACAACAGTTTAATACTGTCGCTTCTGCTGCCATGAAAATCTTAAATATTTTAGACAAAACTTGGCAGAATGATGACGCTCTCACTGAAGAGGGACTGACTATACTGCTTCGTCTACTGGCTCCTATTACGCCACATTTATGCGAGTCTTTATGGCGCCATTTACAACTAGGTAACAGTATTTTTGATGCGCCATGGCCATTACATGATGAACAAGCCCTGATCAGAAATAATATTGATCTTATTGTTCAAGTTAATGGTAAATTAAGAGGGTCAATTCCTGTTTCGACCTCTGCCACAAAAGAGGAAATAGAAGCCCAAGCTTTGGCAAATGAAAACGTATTAAAACATATCGATGGTAAGGCGATTAAAAAAGTAATTTTAGTGCCCGGGAAATTAATTAATATTGTGATTTAA
- a CDS encoding LPS-assembly lipoprotein LptE — MKIKLLITSLFTLLILTSCGFHLRQPPQLHFHTIFIDGSLDPSIKRIVVDSLTKDEGLTITKNPADAEVIVSISPPQPSRQILSLNAQGLVSQYTLYMKLNFRARDNEDNELLPPTQLVATRILKYSDAQIYASLQEEKSLNDDMRQDLVLQMLRRLSAINPKLVH, encoded by the coding sequence ATGAAAATCAAATTACTCATTACCAGTCTATTCACATTATTGATACTCACCTCATGCGGTTTTCATTTACGTCAACCACCGCAGCTTCATTTTCACACTATTTTTATTGATGGATCACTGGATCCGTCAATAAAACGTATTGTTGTTGACTCACTCACCAAGGATGAAGGTCTTACTATTACTAAAAATCCAGCGGATGCAGAAGTGATTGTTAGTATTTCTCCACCTCAACCGAGCAGACAAATCTTAAGCTTAAATGCGCAAGGATTAGTATCTCAATATACGCTTTATATGAAACTCAATTTTCGTGCTAGAGACAATGAAGATAACGAGTTATTACCACCAACTCAATTAGTTGCAACACGCATATTAAAGTACAGTGATGCTCAGATCTACGCTAGCTTGCAGGAAGAAAAAAGTCTTAATGATGATATGCGTCAAGATTTAGTCTTACAAATGCTGCGTCGTCTATCTGCGATCAATCCAAAATTGGTGCATTAA
- the holA gene encoding DNA polymerase III subunit delta, whose product MRIDSNELGNHLKKQLLAVNIIHGIEPLLAQEALDLIVQSAKSKGYNVRETYVADTGFDWPSFRANCQSQSLFASQKIIDLRIPTGKPGTTGAEILTELSVSPPPDTIVIISLPKIDYRTQQSKWFDTLQKNGLLIQCNLIERSHLAQWITQRFQQQGQNITPHSAEFIANQVEGNLLAAHQEIQKLRLIFPEGPVLDSDIENAIVDVSRFQVFDLMPALYKRDLIQFERILYGLKAEAEALPLILWALNEETHLLEKTLELKNKGLRFPDIARQLYLKPLHNKFYPSLIEHCSAQLGIKLIHELHHIDRMIKGVKNGDPWHAIANWGLIFVRGFKKT is encoded by the coding sequence ATGCGTATTGATTCTAATGAACTGGGTAATCACTTAAAAAAACAACTATTAGCAGTCAATATTATCCATGGTATCGAACCGTTATTGGCTCAAGAAGCACTTGATTTGATTGTTCAGTCTGCTAAAAGCAAAGGCTATAACGTTCGTGAAACGTATGTTGCTGATACAGGATTTGATTGGCCAAGCTTTAGGGCAAATTGTCAGAGTCAATCTCTGTTTGCCTCCCAGAAAATAATTGATTTACGTATCCCTACAGGCAAACCTGGCACAACAGGTGCAGAGATATTAACTGAACTAAGTGTTTCTCCTCCTCCTGATACAATTGTCATAATCAGTTTGCCTAAAATTGACTATCGAACACAACAAAGTAAGTGGTTTGATACATTACAAAAAAACGGCTTATTAATTCAATGTAATTTGATTGAACGTTCTCATTTGGCACAATGGATTACACAGCGCTTTCAACAACAAGGTCAAAACATCACTCCTCACAGTGCTGAGTTTATTGCTAACCAAGTGGAAGGAAATTTATTAGCAGCACATCAAGAAATTCAGAAATTAAGGTTAATATTTCCAGAAGGACCTGTTTTAGATTCTGATATTGAAAACGCTATTGTAGACGTCTCGCGTTTTCAAGTTTTTGACTTAATGCCTGCTTTATATAAACGTGATTTAATTCAGTTTGAACGGATATTATATGGATTGAAAGCAGAGGCTGAAGCGTTACCTTTGATTTTATGGGCTTTAAATGAAGAAACTCATTTACTTGAAAAAACGTTAGAGCTTAAAAACAAAGGATTACGTTTCCCCGATATCGCTCGCCAACTCTATCTCAAGCCTCTCCATAATAAATTTTACCCCTCTCTAATCGAACATTGTTCAGCACAACTTGGTATTAAGCTTATTCATGAGTTACACCATATTGATCGAATGATAAAAGGGGTTAAAAATGGTGATCCTTGGCATGCCATTGCCAACTGGGGACTAATATTTGTCAGGGGTTTTAAAAAAACTTAA
- a CDS encoding glutamate-5-semialdehyde dehydrogenase encodes MNTNELKSIINQLGQNARKASRFVAKATTAAKNTALRFAAAEIRNHVDDILQANHQDLNKALQQGLEQSFIDRLTLTHKSIENMAQGLEQIASLPDPVGEITDVARRPSGIEVGKMRVPLGVIAIIYEARPNVTADAAGLCLKSGNACILRGGSEAFYSNQEIAKALHAGLKFAELPTEAIQVLNTTDRAAVGELIKLNQFIDVIVPRGGKGLIERISNEATIPVIKHLDGICHVFIDKSADMNMAIAIADNAKTQRYGTCNTMETLLIHQDIAAQILPPLLTIYQQKGVECRGDTLTRQLVPNMIAATEEDWATEYLAPVLSIKIVADISEAIDHIARYSSQHTDAIVTNDWTNANQFLREVDSSSVMVNASTRFADGFEYGLGAEIGISTDKLHARGPVGLEGLTNQKYVVFGHGEIRVG; translated from the coding sequence ATGAACACAAACGAATTAAAATCCATTATCAATCAACTCGGACAAAATGCGAGAAAAGCCTCTCGTTTTGTTGCAAAGGCTACTACCGCAGCAAAAAACACAGCTTTGCGTTTTGCCGCAGCAGAAATCAGAAATCATGTTGATGACATTTTACAAGCCAATCACCAGGACCTGAATAAAGCTCTGCAACAAGGATTAGAACAGTCTTTTATTGATCGTTTAACACTAACGCATAAAAGTATTGAGAATATGGCGCAAGGATTAGAACAGATTGCTTCTCTACCTGACCCTGTTGGTGAAATTACTGATGTAGCTAGACGTCCCTCCGGCATTGAAGTGGGTAAAATGCGTGTACCACTTGGGGTCATTGCTATTATTTACGAAGCACGACCTAACGTAACAGCTGACGCCGCAGGTTTATGCCTGAAATCAGGTAACGCCTGTATTTTAAGAGGTGGCTCTGAAGCTTTTTACTCAAATCAAGAAATTGCCAAAGCACTTCACGCTGGCCTTAAGTTTGCGGAACTCCCTACAGAGGCAATTCAAGTTTTAAATACGACTGATCGAGCCGCTGTGGGAGAGCTAATTAAACTCAATCAATTTATCGATGTAATTGTTCCTCGAGGCGGTAAAGGGCTCATTGAAAGAATTTCTAATGAAGCCACCATTCCAGTTATTAAACACCTTGATGGTATTTGTCATGTTTTCATTGATAAAAGTGCTGATATGAATATGGCCATAGCCATTGCAGATAACGCCAAAACCCAGCGCTATGGTACCTGTAACACGATGGAAACGCTTCTGATTCATCAGGATATTGCAGCCCAAATATTACCTCCTTTATTAACTATTTATCAGCAAAAAGGAGTGGAATGTCGAGGTGACACATTAACGCGACAGCTCGTTCCTAACATGATTGCAGCCACTGAAGAGGATTGGGCTACAGAATACCTAGCTCCGGTTCTATCAATTAAAATAGTGGCTGATATCAGTGAAGCCATTGACCATATAGCCCGTTATAGCTCACAACATACCGATGCAATTGTTACTAACGACTGGACTAATGCCAATCAATTTTTAAGAGAGGTTGACTCAAGCTCAGTCATGGTAAATGCGTCAACGCGTTTTGCTGACGGTTTTGAGTATGGATTAGGTGCAGAAATCGGTATTTCTACTGACAAATTGCATGCACGAGGACCAGTAGGCTTAGAAGGCTTAACCAACCAAAAATATGTGGTCTTTGGCCATGGGGAAATTAGAGTAGGTTAA
- the nadD gene encoding nicotinate-nucleotide adenylyltransferase encodes MKAQGYFGGTFDPIHNGHLSVAQQLIDKLALETLWFLPAGSPWQRTPQADAQHRLAMVKLALSNYPYFKVDEREVHRQGLTYTIDTLKEIRAEQGGSVPLWFVIGADSFLNLTTWHNWQELLNYCHLAVACRPDYSVNEDKLSPQLRSLLIKHYDSDPQNVNDPAGKLSIINIEESPISATAVRHCLQQHKDIQSVVPNSVYHYIHQHHLYQ; translated from the coding sequence TTGAAAGCACAAGGTTATTTTGGAGGCACATTTGATCCTATACATAACGGCCATTTAAGCGTGGCCCAACAGTTAATTGATAAATTGGCTCTAGAAACTCTATGGTTTTTACCAGCTGGATCTCCCTGGCAACGCACTCCTCAAGCAGACGCACAGCATCGTTTGGCTATGGTAAAGCTAGCTCTATCTAATTATCCCTATTTTAAAGTTGATGAAAGAGAAGTTCATCGTCAAGGATTAACTTATACCATTGACACATTGAAAGAAATTCGTGCCGAACAAGGTGGCTCTGTGCCATTATGGTTTGTTATTGGTGCAGACAGTTTTTTGAATTTAACAACGTGGCATAATTGGCAAGAATTACTTAATTACTGTCACTTAGCTGTTGCCTGTAGACCCGATTACTCTGTGAATGAAGATAAGTTATCTCCACAACTACGTTCACTACTCATTAAGCATTATGATAGTGATCCTCAAAACGTTAATGACCCAGCTGGAAAACTAAGCATCATTAATATTGAAGAAAGTCCTATTTCTGCTACTGCAGTTAGACACTGTTTACAACAACACAAAGATATTCAATCTGTTGTACCTAATTCTGTATATCACTATATACATCAACATCATCTCTACCAATGA
- the rsfS gene encoding ribosome silencing factor: MNPDQISQCIVKALDDIKAKNIEVLHVAELTTLCDVMIIASGDSTRQTKALARNVEKECALQQIPVYGTEGESGGEWILVDCGSVIVHIMQPSIREYYNLSELWGGTIQSPASLSKKKTVS, from the coding sequence ATGAATCCAGATCAAATTAGCCAATGTATCGTTAAAGCCTTAGATGACATTAAGGCTAAAAATATTGAGGTATTACATGTTGCAGAACTGACAACGCTGTGTGACGTTATGATCATAGCAAGCGGAGATTCTACACGCCAAACAAAAGCACTAGCACGTAACGTTGAAAAAGAATGTGCTCTTCAGCAGATTCCCGTATATGGAACAGAAGGTGAGAGTGGTGGCGAATGGATTTTAGTAGATTGTGGGAGTGTGATTGTACATATTATGCAACCTAGTATTCGTGAGTACTATAATTTATCTGAATTATGGGGAGGGACTATTCAATCCCCTGCCTCTTTGAGTAAAAAGAAGACAGTCAGTTGA
- the rlmH gene encoding 23S rRNA (pseudouridine(1915)-N(3))-methyltransferase RlmH: MPNWVTLVQEEYLSRLPKDFSVELIEIKPEVRTSGRTTEQILENEAKRITQSLKKDHLTVVLDERGRSISTMQLASLIKDEEELGRSIDFIIGSADGLHHSIKQLANLTITLSPFTLPHGMVRAILCEQLYRSYTILQGHPYHRE, translated from the coding sequence ATGCCCAATTGGGTAACGCTCGTTCAAGAAGAATATCTAAGTAGACTCCCTAAAGACTTTTCTGTTGAGCTCATAGAAATAAAACCAGAAGTTAGAACTTCAGGTCGTACCACAGAACAAATTCTTGAGAACGAAGCAAAAAGAATTACCCAATCTCTCAAAAAGGACCATCTTACTGTTGTACTCGATGAGCGCGGGCGTTCTATCAGCACCATGCAATTGGCCTCCTTAATCAAAGATGAAGAAGAATTGGGTCGATCTATTGATTTTATTATTGGTAGCGCTGATGGACTACATCACTCAATCAAACAATTAGCCAATTTAACAATAACACTATCTCCTTTTACTCTGCCTCACGGTATGGTACGTGCCATACTTTGCGAACAACTCTATCGCTCATATACAATTCTCCAAGGCCACCCTTATCATAGAGAATAA
- a CDS encoding Maf family protein, with amino-acid sequence MIYLASNSPRRRELLSQIDVEYELFLPDNQLEVIDETPLHNEAAIDYVTRVARAKATVSWERLIQSNKPLYPLLAADTTATINNFILGKPQSEKEAKQFLELLSGQKHTVLTAVVCCFKNQLLEKLSVNHVFFKSLTQQDIEWYIESGEYKDKAGGYALQGLAASFVTHIEGSPSGIIGLPLYETRELLNAF; translated from the coding sequence ATGATTTATCTTGCATCTAACAGTCCTAGAAGACGAGAGCTACTCAGTCAAATAGATGTAGAGTACGAACTCTTCTTACCAGACAATCAGTTAGAAGTCATCGATGAAACCCCTCTTCATAATGAAGCTGCTATTGATTACGTGACACGGGTAGCAAGGGCCAAAGCGACGGTTAGCTGGGAACGTTTAATTCAGTCAAACAAACCGCTTTATCCTCTGCTAGCAGCTGATACGACTGCCACGATTAATAATTTTATTCTTGGTAAACCACAGAGTGAAAAAGAAGCAAAACAGTTTTTAGAATTATTGTCAGGACAAAAACATACGGTTCTTACTGCTGTAGTATGTTGCTTTAAAAATCAATTATTAGAAAAGTTGAGTGTGAACCATGTGTTTTTTAAGTCACTGACACAACAGGATATTGAATGGTATATTGAGTCAGGAGAATATAAAGACAAAGCAGGGGGATATGCTCTACAAGGATTAGCTGCGTCATTTGTGACGCATATTGAAGGGAGTCCTAGTGGCATTATAGGCTTACCTCTTTATGAAACCCGTGAGCTACTGAACGCTTTTTAA